The segment TTGTATAGGTGAACATACAAAGTAGATTTGGTGCTGCATGTTCTTCACAGATGTGGACTTTGCTTGTTCCATATCCGTGATCAACTTCATACAATTTTAATCAAACATGATTTAGAAGGGTGCCATGCTTAAGCTGGGGCATTTAGTAGGTATAGACATTTATTTGGAAGCAAGTACCAGCGTACCACAGGGCTGATGATCTTTTTTCAATGTCTTTTCCTGTaacactcctctctctctcttttttttttttgtcaaaaaacaacccttctttttcaaatatCAAGAAATATATCTGCTATACTACTTTATACATTATGCTCCTTGCATTATGATGATGTGTTTCTGCTTATCCTGATGCAGGTCTTTCCTTTGTGGGGGGTCGACTGGCTTATTTGTTTATGGATACTGCTTATACTACTACCATGCTCGCTCAGATATGTCAGGTTTCATGCAAACTTCTTTCTTCTTCGGGTATATGGCTTGCATCTGTTACGGTTTCTTCCTGATGCTCGGAATGGTGGGTTTCCGTGCTGCCTTGCTGTTTGTTCGTCACATATACAGGTCCATCAAGTGCGAATAGCCAGTTCCCAGATTTAGATCAGATACATGCTTCTCTTTTCGGCTATGTAAGTGTTGCTTATAGAGAAAGGAACATGTGAGCGATGTGCTAAAGGCTGAATTTACATACAGCttggcagcagcagcagcaacagtcaAGTAGGATCATTACTTCTAGAAATAGGTACTTGGGCCTATGAATCATAAAGTTTGGTGGGATAGCCCTTGTGGTAATTTGTATTttttctgcttccaattctctttCTTATCATGCTAGGGGTTTGTATCCATCCATGCATCTGGACATTTCCTCAAACAGATTCCTTCTGATACCTGGATCTATCATAGAAGTCTAGTTTTCTATACTTACGATGAACTTATGTTTGCATGGATAATTCTGTTTGATGCAGTGGTTACATGTCAAAGCTACATGCAAAGAATCTTACCAATGGATCTGTCAATTTTGACACTAGTCTGAGGTAAATGTGGATACTTTTTTTGCCTGCTTTTGTGAAAACTGGGTTGCGAAATTGATGAAAATGAGAAAATGGAATTGAATTACCCTCTGACCCCCAAAAGGATGCAATTTGTCAATAATAAGGTAGTTTCTCACCATATTGAAATCTGATTGACATCTGTGGTGAGTGATGATGAGATTGTGGGTCTTAAAGATTTACTATTTGCTTCAGATTGGGGTATCTATGAGGTTGTTTATCATTGTTTATGCCCTCCGAAGGATGAAGAATTTCCCTCACgaacataaaaattttagatctgtccCATTTTGCCATGGGAAAAGAGACCCCCCCCTTGCCACAAAAAAGGACAACCTGTCTGGTAAATATTTTGCTCTTTGTTTTATGCGCAGGTCCACAGGATCACCAGATTTGCGGGTTTCATCATCTCTGGTCGTCCACAATAcctatgaaaaatatggataccaATTCTAGGGCTCGTGTATGAGGATATGGCCACCTCCAAAAAGGATGAAGGAATATTTCTCTTCCCAAATTGGACGACAAGcattataattttttctctcatCAATTACGGGCCACCTCTTGGAATTTCCTATATCGGAGGTTGTAGAAGTTCATGCTCATCGTCGATACAAAACCTACTAATCTATGTTTTTGCAAATTCTTTATAACATGGTATGGATGGATGGTCTAAATGTGGAATTCCTTTGCATGTTTACATGTTTGTAGAGTTCTTGGGTTGGAACATGTGGATTTATACCTCCTTCGTTATCCAGTTAGATTATTGTCATCAAAAATTATCCCGTTAGATTAAAAGGTAAGAAGAAAATGGTATATTCGAGTGACGACATGCTTTCAGTTGTCATGACAAATGTATGGAAAGTGATGGAGGAGTGCCAACAGCTAGGTCTGGCCAAGTCTAtcatatatctaatatatataggTGGATGTACGTACGTTAAGATGTAAATGTAGGAACACCAATAAATTTCAGAAATGTCAAAGATACAATATGATATTTATAAATGAATCTTGGTATCAAAACTTGGTATTTCTTTCTTAGACTGCTGGACCTTTCAGAAGGGTTAAAGTTAAGACTAAAgctaatttagatataaaattaataatgaaTAGACTGAATGACCTCTGAATTAACTCGAAAAGAACATTCTTCTTACCCGCATAACTCAAAATCCAGCATTGCTCAAAATAGAAAAAATGATTTTGGTGTGACAATTTACCATTTTTTATCCTCAAAAAAAGAGACAATTGATTGTTTTAATGACCtttgttttcccttgtttttTTAGCAACAATAACTTTAGCAAAAGCAAAAAAAGCTGTACCCTATAATGACATTATTTTTCTTAATCCAAAAAGACATTAATTAATACAACAATCTTCAGGTTTCCTTCTCTCTATACTTACATTAATTAATACAACAATCTCCGGTGGGAGTTTCTTACTCCCTCCGTTGTTCTCAAAAAAAAGACATTATTTTTCTAATCTTTATGTAAGGGAAGACCCATCAAAACTTCATTATGATATATGAAAAGGTGCATAAAAAATAACGGGACAAAAGAGATGAAATGGTGAACATATTACATTTGGGGTTGGAGATTTTAGATAATAACAGCAAGTCAAAGTGGACATCTGATGGAAGATTACAAATTCTTCGAtccttttagattatatgtagTTTTTCCAGATTATTAGTGGTGGTGTGAACAgctttgaataaatttatttggcCATCATGGTCCGATGATTTTATCTGAATTCAGAGTAATAGATGAGTAAAAGTAACATTACaggttttcaaaaattttgtttttgtttttcgtTTAACTCCTTTATCCTAGTGTCAAAAAAATGCTGGATAAATGagttctattcatattttttccaTTTTGTCCAAGAATTAGAAATGGTCAGATGGATCTACGGTGGTATCCACTACGATATTAGCACCACCTTCCATACCACAGTCACTTCTAACGGTCATCCGTAATCCATCTTACATCAGCTTTCATGTTTCAGTCTGGAAAGATGATCACCAGAAGACTCCAAAGACTGAATGATGGTTCGCCAAAAGACTCCAAGGAGTAAGCTAAcaacttttttttattaaaatgaaAAGTAACTAACAACTCTGTGGTAATTATTATGTTCGCTgcccaactttttttttttttgccactgTTCATCTGAAACCAATGCACTCACACCAGaccgagagagaggagagagagagacggcCATTTACTGCACGGTGAAAGAGAACAGGAGGCCTTCTAAAAGACAACGCCAAGCCAGCCAGGAAGAAAGAGAGTCAAAATAAAAACGAAAAAATGAAAACCAAAGCCAGCTTGATCTCTAGTAATGCTCCTGTTTATATATGGCACAGAAGCTGCTCAGAGCCCTTTCCACCCTCCGCTTGTCCAGATATTTATACATATCAGTATCCATCAGGAAAGAGAGATTGAGAGAGAAGTCTGTCTTTTATATAAGTTGGCACTGAAAACCATGGCATTTGAAGCAGCATCCATTTTATCTCTGGAGAAATTATTGGCTGGACCCCTCTCTGAGCATTTCACTTGCATATGAAGAGAGATACATCCTGCATAATAGAAGAGAGAATagttattgaaagaaaaatactgtAGCTACAGGAACACTGACCCTCTCGTTGTTGGAAATACTTTTTTGttcatattataattttattttaatatttaattaataatttttttgtagataatgaataAATAACTTAGTTTTGATATTATTCGATTCAAGGCACATTttggaagttttttttttattataaatttatcatATCCAGATATAAATAGTTGGTAGCGTTTACTACCAAAATACAACGAATcgcttcatgttcttcttcaagtACATTTTAATAAAAAAGAATCAAGATCGAACTAAAACTAGCTAAATCTAAATGCATTAAAAATCAGTAAATTTGATGGAAACAATTCTCCCAATCCTTTTTTATATGGACACAATTTTCCTCTTAAGTATTATAGGTGCATCTGAGTTCATTCAATTCTCTCTCTAATATAAGTGGATGTTGTTTTGATGGATGCGACTACgatctatttttatttatatatgtgaAACAATGAGTATGATTAgatatttagataattttttattagatataTTCTTTCACATAATCTATCTCTTTATAAGAATTATATCTTTTAGAATTGAATGCATCTTTTCGTTAAatgtattttttctgaaaaattcaTTTGCAATACCTCCATTCAGAATGTCTTATCTTGTGAGGAGGGAAGCAATTTCATCTAAGAAACGGTTAGAGTGTATCTGTGAATTTCCAAGGGGGCTGTGTACTAGGGGTAGCGACATGCTCGATTGGATGTGGGTCAGGGCCTAACTCATTCTCTCTATACTCCTCTCCCATCGTCCTACCTAGCAGCTTTCAAAAGATGAGTGCCTACAATCGAGAAAATCTCTCTCTTGGGAACATAAGAAGATGGTGACTTTAATAAAGATCATAGAGAACATAACCCAACTATAACCTTATTTTTCTAATCATCTTCCTCCTAAAACAATATCATCTCATTAATGACACTAACAGATTTATGTACAAGTGGTCTATATTATTCGGAGGCCGGTACACAAAAACCCATTTAGATATGCACAAACTCATAGGGAGTTTGACAGAAAGAGAAACCTGTGCACGAGTCTTTAAGTATTTTTTCCCCTAAAAAAACAAacacccattaaaaaaaaaaaaaaaaaaaaaaaaaaatccaacgaaGAAAAGATCAAGCCCATCATCATTACCATTGTCACCTCCTCCCTTGGTTCAAATAATAACAAAAATTACAACCAAACAAGCACAAGGTTGCTTGTTGCTAGATCCACACCCCTCCCCTCTCCCACCTCTCATGTGCAACTTCTCAATATTTTAGCCAGCATAAGAGGTAATTACATCACTCTAAGTATGATAAaacaagaaaaagataaaaaggaGTCTAGATCGAGGCTTGTGAGCTAGGTCTTGAAGATCTTCACGGGGTAGCGCGGGTTACTATTTTCATCCCCCTCACCCTCAGTTACAACCGATGACACAAAGCTCACCACAGCGAGCGAGCTCTCGTCGGCAGGCATCACAGAATTAGCGCGGAACGGCTGCCTGCAAGCATGGCAAGTTACTGGAGAAGGATCGAGTTGATTCGTTTCATTGTGTTGTCCCTGATGACACAAGCATTTTCGAGCTCGGCCATTGCCTGCTGTCGAATCCTCTTAGCATCCGCGAATTCCATCTCTGCCAGCTCCACTTGCCTCCTGGCTTGGAGCCTACCTTCATCAGCCAATGCCTTCCAGTCATTGCACGCCTCAGCTTCTCCTGATCCTTGTCGTGGATCGCTGATGTCAGTTCCCCATTGACCGGAGCCCGTTTGCTGCCGCTTGGTCCGATCGACAGCTGCAACTTGGTGGCATGGGCCTCGTCGGAGGCGGGGGAGAGGGTCGGGGAGGTGACGGTGGTGGTCATCGGGTGGGGATTGGATGCGGGGGAAGTAATTGGAGCTCGAGGCTGTGGGGGCGGCGGTGATCGGATGGTGGAGGAGGTTGGAAAGCAGAGGTGGAAGCCGGCGTTCGCAGGCTGGGCCATGCGGGCGCCCCGCTGCTGAAATTGGTGTCGCTCGAAGGGCTTGGGCTCGATGCAGCGCGCGATCCGGCAGGCGCGCGGCGGAGTTTGGTGCAAGTCGGCGCGAGCTCGGCCCGCGTTGCAGGCATCTTGGTGCTCTATGAAGCTCTCCACCCTGCAGTGATGAAAAGAGGAAAGAGATTACAAGAAAGTGCAACACTTCAGCTGTTTCTGGCCTGATGCCAACGATCACATACCATAAAGCTATATGGTCTTTGTGAAAAAATGGacgggaagaagaggagaaaaggggATGATCCTGGAGGGAGGgctttcaaaaatttaagttttgaAAGAGAGGCAGTCAATAGGATCGTGGACTTGAAGACAAGGAAGAAAGCGAGCAATGACCACTGGTGTTGGGCAATGTGTAACTGTTCAAGGTTTACATTGATGCCTAATTGGAGACCTCGCAAGGTAGAGGGAAGTTATCAGACTTTAAATTCTCAAAAGCCAGCAGGTAATAATTAGCAAACCACATAAGGGAACTCCATATTGGCTTTTGGTTCTTCGTATCTAGCTCAGAAGAAATCATCAACAAACAAACAAGAAGATCGAACTCAAATCCTGCCAAAAAAAACCATTAAAATCAAACAGAACAAACAAAACATTTGTGAGATTGGACTAACAAAAAATGAAACCGACAAAAGTGTTATGCATCGGGAATTGTGTATTTGTTTTATCTACATTGGTGCTTTCTGATCCATCCAAGAAGGAAAGACCAAATTAAGAAGAGAGATGAAAGCAAGCTCGAGTTTTTAGTTAAGTAGCAAACCAAATCAACAAAGTTCCTTCATGGGTTTGGATACATAAAGCTAAAAGATTCATCTAAAAGCCAGATAGATACATAAAACCtacatggaaagaaagaaaaaggaaattgaatttaaaaaaaaaaaatccaagaaaatTAGACCAACCGACCACAGATTGAGCTTCCAAGTGGGTCATCCGCGAGAGGAAAATAGGACGAACGCACTCACCGGGAGAAGACGCGGCCGCAGTCGCAGGAGTGGCCGCGGGTGCCGCAGGTCTTGAGGTGGCCTTGTAGTCGGACTGGACGGCGTAGGCCTTGGAGCATCGGGCGCAGACCCACTGCTTGTGGCTGCTGTGCTTGCGGCGGAAGTGCTTCTTGATGCCGACGAGGTCGCCGAGGGCGTGGCAGGGGTCGTGGTGCAGGCAGCTGGGCTCCGGGCACACGAACACCCGCTTCCGCACCTCCGCCGCGTCCCGCTTCAGCAGCTTCCACGGCACCTTGTGCCGCCGCCGTGCATCTGTAGGTTCTGGTCCCTCTGGAACCCCTGGTTGCAGATCTCGCACACGTAGCGGTCCGACTCCAGCAACGTCCTCGGCGACAGCGACACCACCTCCGCATCCGGGTCTAGCCAATTTAATCCAACGGATGTTGTTAAACAAACAATTCGAGGTCCTGACTCCATTAATTTGTGGTCACTGGTAGCTAGCTCTTATCATTTCTTACAAAATTCTTGGTTATACGATAACATATGGAGACTACTAGTACCTGGAGTTCCTGCTGGCCTTCTCTTCCTCTTACTATTGGTGCCATTCTCCAAGcaggggaaggaggaggaggtcaTGATGTTATTGTCGCTGGGGAGGGCTGGGGCTGCCGGCATTGTGGAGCCTAGCATTTGGTGGCGGCTGATGTCTAAAGCTTTGGCCACGCTCCAAAAATTTTCGAAGGCTTTGGTGTTTATATGGTTAGCATTGGATATAAAGGTTATGGGTAGTAAAAGGGTTTGAGAGGTATGGAAGAGAGGGATGGTTCAGGAGATCAAAGAGATAGGAAAGAGATGGGGTTGGATAAATGGAGGGAGACAGAGCTAGCGGAACGCGAGGAAGGAAAGGTCTCTCTCTTGCTCTGTGTTGCTCGATAGCTTTATTCTTTATTTTAGGCGGAGATGAGTCTGTCTCATACACAATGGAAGGCAGCTTTTCAACTGCTTTCTTTGGGAGTTCATGGATGGAGGAGTGCTGGGGTGCCCTCTTATAAGGATGTATGGGACCAGAAATACTATTAATAAATAAAACGTTTCCAACCTTGCAAGAAAGAGAGCCGAGGGGTCCGAACCAATCACATAACTTCAAACTTGAGCCCACCACGGACGGGGCTTGGGTTGGaccagagaaaaaagaaaaaagaaaaaaaaaaaaaaacccacatAGAAACAAAACCCtagtcatcaaaaaaataaaaataaaaaataaacaccGTAAACAATATCAACACTCTTCCCATCTGTAATTTCCATGCATTTATGCTGCCCTGACCCCAATTACACCTGAGCAgaattccctctctctctctcacacacacacacacacacatatatacatccGCTATGCCCACTAGTGATTCTATGCAACATTTGATGTATTTATACATCGTACACTGCTTTCTTTCTTTCGGACACTATTCTATCAGAAGCACAGTTGCTGCTAAGACTGTagtgtcatattgcatttatacaTATATTGGTATATGTTATTCTTTCTCTTTatcttactctctctctctctctctttaattCATTTACTATTCAGGTACATCATAATTTAAATCTTTAACCGGCTTTTCGACATAAGCCAATTCCGACAAGTCTTGAATTAATTGTTTGTCATGCTTCAGAGAAGAAGTTCCTGGTTCCAATCTGAAAGGTGGCAGTTCCATCTGCTTTTTAATCACGAAAAAAAAGAGGCAATAGTTATacatcatatttagtttgtataTGATGGTTATTGAGAAAGCAGAGCTTGTGTATATGTAGCACGCTGTGCATTCTAAGAGTGGCATATGGCTGAATTTGGATGATAAAGAAGGTCTAACATGCATTATACTTACGTGCTACACCACTCAGATTTACATATTTGACAGTATAATCATGTATGAACTTGTGCTGCATTTATACTTGTATATACTCCTATACTCTTTCTTTCTATCTTTTAACATGTGTAATTAAGTTGTTTGTCCTTCAGACTTTGTCAATACCGCCTTTGAAAGTCCAATAATTATCACCGAGGTGGTAGCTCCGTTGAAATGGATTGTTGACCCCACGCCCTGTCTAAGGTTTGAGCCCCTTACGGGAGTCGattaaataaaagattttttggATATCCCCTGTGCTGGTCGCCTCCTCcttctattctttttttattaccaaaaaaaaaaaacccagtgATTAACATACTCTCCATGTATCCTATAATGTTTGTGTTTTAAAGGatagaatttttctttttatcaaaaaaaaagttttccatgaaaACATGTTTCaattttcctaaaaaaaaaagatataattgtTGGAAAAAAAGCTTGTCTTGTACATCTTAACAAGCTGATTCACCTCTTATAAATGAGGAGGCCGAGTGAGTATGTTTATGATCACCAACCAACGTTCCTCAGAACCGGGTTGGGACTTTTTCTGAAAAAGATTTCTATTTAAGTAAGAATACTTGCTTTCACATATCTCATGTTGAACTAAAATAGGAAAgagttttaaaaatatttgaaacaACCTAACGAATAGGAGATAaaattgttttatttttaaattttaaatgtttAGCTTTTATAAGTGAAAACTCCAACAATAATTTTCCAACGAAAAAAGCTGTATCCAATCTCTCCCGGTAAGTTCACGAACATACCCTTTTTAACCAAGTCTGAAGCAGGAGCCCATTCTATCATATCATCAGCCAGCCAATTGAGTTCATGATTACTAATAGCCTCTGCTTCTTTGTAAAGTATAAATTAAGTTCCTAAACGCACATTAAGTCTTACAGGTTTCAGCTCATTGATGACACGTGGATGAAGTAATGCGTTGCTTTAGCTCATCATCACCCTGGGTGATCATAACCGGAATATTTGTGGTGGCTACCATGGCTGCTGTGTTCCAATTCAAAATGAAGGGTTGGACCCATGAGGAGGCTCAAGCCATGATTCCTCCACTGCTCTGCCACTCTGCCGATTAACTTAAATTGGGTGCAAACTCTCTGATGCTTTGCAGTTAATAATAAAAAGCAGAACATTTGGAACCTTCAGTCTGACGCCAGTTGTTATGCAATGGAGCTCATTGGTCGAAATCGGCGGTGCATGTGGAGTAGGAGGGCATGATTTAATCGTAGGAGCAATTAAGTCTAGATAGGTATTGATATCTCCTCTTGTACCTAAGTGAGCATATATTGTGAGAATTTGGATGCATTTAGGAATTTGGATGCATTTAGGGGTCGAGCATGGCTGATTGCTAGAGAAATGTTCGTCAGACTGATGAACATTTTTGGAATAAACTTTCTATACAATTGAGAGACTAGATCAAACCAAAACAACCGTTGAGAAATTAGAGAGATGCATTTTCTAGTGTTTTCTTCCAAAATTGCACTGTAACTATAATGTTATATGGAAGAGTAGTGTCAAAATACGGTAATAGGTTAGAATAAAAGCCGAAATCTCcaagcacacacacacacacaaaaaggaAATCTATCTCCAGACATCTATAGTAGATGTTTCTTGCTATGGATATGCATCCAGCAAATCATGACTATTCTAGTAATTGTTGAGATTAAAGGGCAATTCTTGTCAGGTATTTTGAAAGTGTCACACAAATAATTTCTTGCTTTGATCTTTAATTCTTGAGTCTTTTGGTCGTAGTGAGCTCCTCCAAGGACCTACAATCTCTCTAGCTCCAAAGGATGAAATTTCCTTAGGTCTAGGGTACTCCAATGTCCTTCACTTTTTTCACAAGAAAGTATGAAGCCATATTTCCTTCTCTTAAGATGTATGAAACTCTCTTTCACATAATTAATAAAGTGTCACACATCCTAATTATTTTACGATTATACACacgcatatatataatatatacgaATTCTCAGTAGTTCTTGCGGATGGACCTAGAAGGCTAAGTTTTGGCGTTATATCTGTCCCCTTAGATAAGCAAGAAGAGAAAAGGGCAAACTCTAGTTTAGCTTGATTTGATATTGCATGAAAAGCTGCCCCTTTTATGGGGAGCTTGAGCTTCCTTTTATTTTAGGGGAGGAAGGACTGGTGGGATGATGGGAGGAAGATTCTTCACACATCAACACAACAAAGAGAATATCGCTGGCAATCATCCATCCCAAGCGTCCTTGATCCTAACTCTAATTATGACATATTAAACTAAGATATAGTTCGATATTTAATTTGCTAACTACCTGCTAAATTATATTTCTTCCTTCCTTttccacaaaaatatttttctccttctcttttctttctctcctttttagCAAGACACAAAGAAATTCGCATGTGTGGCCAGTTACCAAGTCTAAGATCTATTTTTATCTGATTAAGTTCGATCGGGCAATGACTCATATTGCATCGCCAACCATGTTAGTGACTTCGGCAAGGAATGCAGCTTCTAATGGTCTGAAAAAGAGCCAACACCTTGTCGTGGAGTTTCTTTTCACTCTTAATAAAATTTTGGGAGAGTCTCTCACTTCCTCCgatttgcataaaaaaaaaaaaaaaagctgacaGGAATGTTGCATAAAGAATTTTTGCTCAGAGATGGACCACTGGACTGCGCAGACTGTTTAAATTATCTTGCAAATTACATAAAGTTACCCACAGTAATGGTTGGTGATGTGCATAAAAGCATTAAATTATGG is part of the Elaeis guineensis isolate ETL-2024a chromosome 15, EG11, whole genome shotgun sequence genome and harbors:
- the LOC105058669 gene encoding LOW QUALITY PROTEIN: protein indeterminate-domain 16 (The sequence of the model RefSeq protein was modified relative to this genomic sequence to represent the inferred CDS: inserted 4 bases in 4 codons; deleted 3 bases in 2 codons), coding for MLGSTMPAAPALPSDNNIMTSSSFPCLENGTNSKRKRRPAGTPDPDAEVVSLSPRTLLESDRYVCEICNQGFQRDQNLQMHXRRHKVPWKLLKRDAAEVRKRVFVCPEPSCLHHDPCHALGDLVGIKKHFRRKHSSHKQWVCARCSKAYAVQSDYKXHLKTCGTRGHSCDCGRVFSRVESFIEHQDACNAGRARADLHQTPPRACRSRAASSPSPSSDTNFSSGAPAWPSLRTPASTSAFQPPPPSDHRRPHSLELQLLPASNPHPMTTTVTSPTLSPASDEAHATKLQLSIGPSGSKRAPVNGELTSAIHDKDQEKLRRAMTXKALADEGRLQARRQVELAEMEFADAKRIRQQAMAELENACVIRDNTMKRINSILLXVTCHACRQPFRANSVMPADESSLAVVSFVSSVVTEGEGDENSNPRYPVKIFKT